In Vampirovibrio chlorellavorus, one DNA window encodes the following:
- a CDS encoding cupin-like domain-containing protein has product MSLSPSDAVEPVLPHDWRQWVAKNLLQGIPPEEVVQVLAQNGFSQALAQAEVALALNHPYLQGAQSLALKLKKRDWVLQCQTILTEQSPYYGGVERRERLSRDEFYEAYYYRNRPVVITGMLNQWPAMSRWTPEYLKAEYGHLEVEVQCGRSKDPNYEINSNQYKKRMPFGEYIDWVESGLETNNYYMTANNSGHNATVLKGLWNDVPVITEYLKDDPANPGFFWYGPKGIITPLHHDLTNNFMAQVKGHKLVRMIPPSRLPEVYNHLHCYSEVDLGNPDYERFPLFAGIRTIDVMLAPGEILFLPVGYWHYVAGVDISITMTYTNFIPFNNFGAIYSTYDYFD; this is encoded by the coding sequence ATGAGTTTGTCCCCCTCCGATGCTGTTGAGCCTGTCTTGCCCCATGATTGGCGACAGTGGGTGGCTAAAAACCTGCTGCAAGGCATTCCCCCGGAGGAAGTGGTGCAGGTACTCGCCCAAAATGGCTTTTCTCAGGCGCTGGCACAGGCGGAAGTTGCGCTGGCCCTGAATCACCCCTATCTCCAGGGGGCGCAATCCCTGGCCCTGAAATTAAAAAAGCGGGATTGGGTGCTGCAGTGCCAGACCATTCTGACGGAGCAATCCCCCTATTACGGCGGGGTGGAGCGCCGGGAACGACTGTCTCGGGATGAATTTTACGAGGCCTACTACTACCGCAACCGCCCGGTGGTGATTACCGGCATGCTGAATCAGTGGCCCGCCATGAGTCGCTGGACGCCCGAGTATCTGAAGGCCGAATATGGCCATCTGGAAGTGGAAGTCCAGTGCGGACGCTCCAAAGACCCCAACTACGAGATTAACAGCAACCAGTACAAAAAACGCATGCCCTTTGGGGAGTACATCGATTGGGTGGAGAGTGGGCTGGAAACCAACAACTACTACATGACCGCCAACAACTCCGGGCATAACGCCACGGTACTAAAAGGTTTGTGGAACGATGTGCCGGTGATTACGGAGTACCTGAAAGACGATCCGGCCAACCCGGGCTTTTTCTGGTATGGCCCCAAGGGCATTATCACCCCCTTGCACCACGATTTGACCAACAACTTCATGGCCCAGGTCAAAGGGCACAAGCTGGTGCGCATGATTCCGCCTAGCCGCCTGCCGGAGGTTTACAACCACCTGCATTGCTATTCGGAAGTGGATTTGGGCAACCCGGATTATGAACGCTTCCCGCTGTTTGCCGGTATTCGCACCATTGATGTGATGCTGGCCCCCGGGGAAATCCTGTTTTTGCCAGTGGGCTACTGGCATTATGTGGCCGGGGTGGATATTTCTATCACCATGACCTACACCAACTTCATCCCCTTCAACAACTTTGGGGCCATCTACTCGACCTACGACTACTTTGACTAG
- a CDS encoding Fur family transcriptional regulator, with the protein MMTTAQIRQLLNKRGLKVTPQRAVIMEFMMRTKSHPTAEAIYEAVKDALPGLSKGTLYNVLNTLVDANLLNTVVIEPGALRYDANVSNHHHFIDVDTGQIHDIPWDRVQILFNAPGEGFCVADYQVNFYGVMAQNSPKPPKPEHP; encoded by the coding sequence ATGATGACAACCGCCCAAATACGCCAACTCCTGAACAAGCGAGGCCTGAAGGTCACGCCGCAGCGGGCCGTCATTATGGAGTTTATGATGCGAACCAAGAGCCACCCCACCGCCGAAGCAATCTACGAGGCGGTCAAAGACGCCCTCCCAGGGCTCTCCAAAGGCACCCTGTACAACGTCCTGAACACCCTGGTGGACGCCAACCTCCTGAATACCGTGGTGATAGAGCCCGGCGCCCTCCGCTACGACGCCAATGTCAGCAATCACCACCACTTTATAGATGTGGATACCGGGCAAATTCACGACATCCCCTGGGACAGGGTGCAAATCCTGTTCAATGCCCCGGGAGAAGGGTTCTGTGTGGCTGACTATCAGGTCAACTTCTATGGGGTCATGGCCCAGAACAGTCCAAAACCGCCCAAACCGGAGCATCCCTGA
- a CDS encoding rubrerythrin family protein, with amino-acid sequence MNPTETLTQTTQNIEAAFAGESMANRKYLYFAKLARELGNAEVAALFENIANQETGHAFAHLQLLYPKQGMTVEKLLELARDGELYEANHMYPDFERIALQEGDATAVAEFQEQAAESREHASIFQKAAQRFKALRKVEALHAAEYDEMLQKVRSAS; translated from the coding sequence ATGAACCCAACGGAAACCCTCACCCAAACCACCCAGAACATTGAAGCCGCCTTTGCCGGTGAATCCATGGCCAACCGCAAGTACCTGTACTTCGCCAAACTGGCCCGGGAACTGGGCAACGCCGAAGTGGCCGCCCTGTTTGAGAACATCGCCAATCAGGAAACCGGGCACGCCTTTGCCCACCTGCAACTGCTGTATCCCAAGCAGGGCATGACCGTGGAAAAACTACTGGAACTGGCCCGGGACGGCGAATTGTATGAGGCCAACCACATGTACCCGGACTTTGAGCGCATCGCCTTACAAGAGGGAGATGCAACTGCCGTGGCTGAATTTCAGGAGCAGGCCGCCGAATCCCGGGAGCATGCCAGCATTTTCCAAAAGGCGGCCCAACGCTTTAAAGCCCTGCGCAAGGTGGAAGCCCTGCACGCCGCCGAGTACGACGAGATGCTGCAAAAAGTGCGCAGCGCCTCCTGA